Proteins from a genomic interval of Micromonospora sp. NBC_00389:
- the mtrA gene encoding MtrAB system response regulator MtrA, producing MRARVLVVDDDPALAEMLGIVLRSEGFLPSFVADGERALAAFRDSRPDIVLLDLMLPGMSGIDVARSIRAESGVPIVMLTAKSDTVDVVLGLESGADDYVVKPFKPKELVARMRARLRRGDDVAPEMLTIGPPSNQITIDVPAHTVSRNDEEVKLTPLEFDLLVALARKPRQVFTREVLLEQVWGYRHAADTRLVNVHVQRLRAKIEPDPERPEIILTVRGVGYKAGTG from the coding sequence ATGAGAGCCCGGGTACTGGTGGTCGACGACGACCCCGCACTCGCCGAGATGCTCGGCATCGTGCTGCGTAGCGAGGGCTTCCTGCCCTCGTTCGTGGCCGACGGCGAGCGGGCGTTGGCGGCATTTCGCGACAGTCGTCCGGATATCGTGCTGCTCGACCTGATGCTGCCCGGAATGAGCGGTATAGACGTGGCCCGCTCGATCCGGGCCGAGTCCGGCGTGCCGATCGTCATGCTGACCGCCAAAAGCGACACCGTCGATGTGGTGCTCGGCCTGGAGTCCGGGGCCGACGACTACGTGGTCAAGCCGTTCAAGCCCAAGGAGCTGGTGGCCCGGATGCGGGCCCGGCTGCGCCGGGGCGACGATGTGGCGCCGGAGATGCTGACCATCGGGCCGCCCAGCAACCAGATCACCATCGACGTGCCCGCGCACACGGTCAGCCGCAACGACGAGGAGGTGAAGCTGACTCCGCTGGAGTTCGACCTGCTGGTCGCGCTCGCCCGCAAGCCGCGTCAGGTCTTCACCCGCGAGGTGCTGCTGGAGCAGGTCTGGGGCTACCGGCACGCTGCCGACACCCGGCTGGTCAACGTGCACGTGCAGCGGCTGCGCGCCAAGATCGAGCCGGACCCGGAACGGCCGGAAATCATCCTCACCGTGCGGGGCGTGGGCTATAAGGCGGGGACCGGATAA